One stretch of Bacillota bacterium DNA includes these proteins:
- a CDS encoding MBL fold metallo-hydrolase, with translation MQLKWKWFGTATILMSVGDSSVIFDPFVSMNDKINAYNHAVAADARAILITHGHFDHLVDVPDLVKKYGQDVYCAGVAAQTLRREGMDAKKIKIVSPGDRFEIGDFKFTVWRSRHIVFDLKLILKTAFNRRVFDYGENLGKIIGLNRKYPKGEVLLWEIEAAGKRILHMGSLSLAPDVAYPQGVDLLTIPLQGRSDLNDFSMPILQRLKPRAIYLHHFDDTFPPVSSTVDYPSFVRKVQQEFPSMEVIVPDYGEELVL, from the coding sequence ATGCAGCTAAAATGGAAATGGTTTGGAACAGCAACTATACTCATGAGCGTTGGAGACAGTAGTGTCATCTTCGATCCTTTTGTGTCGATGAATGATAAGATCAATGCTTATAACCATGCAGTAGCGGCAGATGCCAGGGCTATTCTGATCACGCACGGGCATTTTGATCATCTGGTCGATGTGCCTGACCTGGTAAAAAAATACGGTCAGGATGTTTACTGTGCGGGGGTGGCAGCGCAGACCCTGCGCCGGGAAGGCATGGATGCAAAGAAAATAAAGATCGTGTCGCCGGGGGATCGTTTTGAAATCGGTGATTTCAAATTCACCGTCTGGCGGTCCCGGCATATCGTTTTTGACCTGAAATTGATCCTCAAAACCGCTTTCAACCGACGGGTGTTTGATTATGGGGAAAATCTGGGCAAAATTATCGGTTTGAACCGCAAGTATCCCAAGGGGGAAGTGCTTCTCTGGGAAATAGAAGCGGCCGGGAAAAGGATCTTGCACATGGGCAGCCTCAGTCTGGCACCCGATGTGGCTTACCCGCAAGGTGTTGATCTGCTGACCATCCCTCTGCAGGGGCGTTCGGATCTGAATGATTTTTCCATGCCCATCTTGCAGCGCCTGAAACCCAGGGCCATCTACCTGCACCATTTCGATGATACTTTTCCCCCGGTTTCCAGCACTGTGGACTACCCGAGTTTTGTCCGGAAGGTGCAACAGGAATTTCCGTCAATGGAAGTGATCGTACCCGATTACGGCGAGGAACTGGTTCTTTAG
- a CDS encoding prolipoprotein diacylglyceryl transferase has translation MNPDIFVFGGIRLPPYPTMMIVSLAIGIPIAVRMLVKDEGFTLWRAIEISLFVPAVSLVGARLLYIVLHPQYMSPEFIFLPRIAGMTFYGSTIGAVLAIFAWCRWRQKTSFMIVADVGAPIYFMGYSLVRIGCFFGGCCYGKVSDVPWAVVMVTAGNVLRHPVQLYASALAAIGFFLLLWLRRVQPFVGLTTLSFFLYYGLLRFTTEFFREHDAAIYWAGLTMAQVYSLLIALCAVILIIIFYRREKVSEGRGFSG, from the coding sequence TTGAACCCCGACATATTTGTCTTTGGCGGAATAAGACTGCCTCCCTACCCGACCATGATGATCGTTTCCCTGGCCATCGGCATTCCTATCGCGGTTCGGATGCTGGTCAAGGACGAGGGCTTCACCCTCTGGCGGGCCATCGAAATTTCCCTTTTTGTACCTGCCGTCAGCCTGGTCGGCGCCCGCCTTCTCTATATAGTCCTGCACCCGCAATACATGTCGCCCGAATTCATTTTTTTGCCGCGTATCGCGGGGATGACTTTCTACGGTTCAACGATCGGGGCAGTTCTGGCCATCTTTGCATGGTGCCGCTGGCGGCAGAAGACCAGCTTCATGATCGTGGCCGACGTGGGGGCACCCATTTATTTCATGGGATATTCCCTCGTGCGCATCGGTTGTTTTTTTGGCGGTTGTTGCTACGGTAAAGTCAGTGACGTCCCCTGGGCGGTGGTCATGGTTACCGCCGGCAACGTTCTCCGTCATCCCGTTCAGCTCTATGCCTCCGCACTGGCGGCGATCGGTTTTTTCCTTCTGTTATGGTTGCGCCGGGTGCAGCCCTTTGTCGGCCTCACCACCCTGAGTTTTTTTCTGTATTACGGGTTGCTTCGTTTCACCACCGAATTTTTCCGTGAACATGATGCCGCCATCTACTGGGCGGGGCTGACCATGGCCCAGGTGTACAGCCTTCTCATTGCACTCTGTGCCGTGATATTGATCATCATCTTTTACAGGCGGGAGAAGGTCTCAGAAGGCAGGGGTTTTTCCGGTTAG